The DNA segment GTCTCGTCGCTCGGCCCGTACGAGACGCCCGGCTTCACGCCACCGCCGACCAGCCAGCTCGTGAAACAGTGTGGGTTGTGATCGCGTCCTTTACCGCCCTGGCTTGAGGGCATCCGGCCGAACTCGGTCGTCCAGAGAACGATCGTGTCGTCGAGCAATCCCGTTCGTTTCAGGTCCTGGATCAGAGCCGAAGCCCCCCGAGCCATTCCCAGAGCCAGCGGGCCGTGGTCGCGGCCGACGTCCTCGTGCGAATCCCAGTTGCGGCGGGGGAAGCCGTTGTCGTTGCCGCTCCAGATCTGCACGAACCGCACTCCCCGTTCCAGCAAACGTCGCGCAACCAGGCAGCGGCGTGAGAAGACGATCGTCTCCTCCTCGGCGTTGATCTCCTTCGGGAACGACGAGGGGACGTGGTCCAGGCCGTAGAGCTTCAAAACCTCGGCCGGCTCCTTCGAGAGGTCGAGCGCCTCGGGAGCGGCAAGCTGCATCCTCGCGGCCAGCTCATACGACTGGATCCGGCCTTCAAGCCGGCCGTCGCCGGGATGAGCGGCCACATGGGCTCGATTGAGCCGGTTCAACGCCGCGACGCCCGCCGCATCGGCCGCGCGGCCGGCGAAGGCGACGCGCTCGTCGGGGAAGAGGTCGGCGATGGGCCGTTTCGCCGAGGGGTTGACGACTGTCCCCTGGCATTGCGAGGGGAGGAACGCGGCGTCCCAGTTCTTCGACCCGTTCGACGCCAGCCCGCGAGGGTCGGGGAGGACGACGAACGCCGGCAGGTCGTCGCTCATCCGTCCCAGGCCGTACGAAACCCAGCTCCCCATCGAGGGGAAGCCTGGGCGGTTGAACCCCGTCGTTTGCAGGAGCGTACCCTGGCTGTGCACGCCCGTCTTGCCGACCATGTTGTGGATGAAGGCGATGTCATCGACCACGGAACCCAGCGGAGCGACGACGTCCGAGAGCATCTTGCCCGTCGCCCCGTAAGGCTTAAAGTCCCAGATCGGCCGCAGCCAGGGTCCGAGGCCGTCCTGGAAGGTCTCCACCTTCTCACCGAAGCTCGACGGCTGGCCGTGCCGCTTGACCAACTCCGGCTTGTAGTCGAACAGGTCGACGTGGCTGGCCCCGCCGGCCATGAACAACTGCACGACCCGCTTCGCCCTCGGCGCGTGGTGCAGGCCACCGTCGGGCCGGATCTTCAGCCCGCCCGTCGCGTCGGCCGCGAGCAGGCCGTCGCCCCCCAGCAGGCTCGCCAGCGCGATCCCGCCAAGCCCTCCCCCGCTCCTCCACAAGAAATCTCGACGGTCCATGATTGTCAATCCACGAAGATAAACTCGTTCATATTGAGAATCACGCGACACGCGCTCGCGACGCCGTGTTCGGCCGCCAGTTCATCGAGCGCGTCCAACTCCTCGGCCGACGGTTGGCGGGCCAGCGCCAGCACGAACGCCCGCGTCACCTGCGCCCGGCGTTCACCGGCCGACGCGGCCCGATCGGCGAGAGCCTTCGCGGCGGTCAACATCAGGCCGTTGTTGTACAGGGCCAGCGCCTGGAGCGGCGAGACCGATTCCCCCCGTCGGTCGACCTGCATCGACGGATCGGCGCAATCGAGGACCGTCATGAACGGCTCGGGCCGCGACCGCGCCAGGAACCGATAGACGGCTCGACGGCGGATCGTCGGATCGTCGGGACGCATCAGCTCATATTCATAATGCGGCGAGTGTTCGGGACGCTCCAGCACGAAGTCGCGGAAGGGCGGGCCGTACATCGACGGGTCGAGCATGCCCGAGACCGACAGGGCCGCATCGCGAACGGCCTCGGCCTCAAGCTTGCGGCGGGGCGACCGCCACAGGTAAGCGTCGTCGGCGTCGATCGTGGACGAAGTCGGCTCGTCGGCCGAGGTTTGCCGATAGGCCGCGCTCGTGACGATCAAGCGGTGCAGCGTCTTGAGCGAGCGCCCGCCGTCGCGAAACTCGACGGCCAGCCAGTCGAGCAACTCGGGATGAGTCGGCGGCTGGCCCATCTTGCCAAAGTCGCTGGGCGAGGCGACGAGCCCTCGGCCGAAATGATACTGCCAGACGCGGTTGACGATCACCCGCCAGGTGAGCGGATTGCGATCGTCGGTCAGCCATCGCGCCAGCGCAGCTCGTCGTTCGCCTTCGGGGCGATCGGGCGAGACGTGCAGGTCGCCGGGCCACTCGCGAAAGACGTTCAACGCCCCCGGGCCGACTTCCTTCCCCGGCCGGTCGACGCTGCCGCGATCGAGCATGTAGATCGGCCTGGGCCGGCCGCCGTCCGGCCCCGTTCCGCGAAAGGGGGACGAGCCTCCGTCGTGGATCGTCGCCGCGTAGACCATCCGGGGTTTCGGCAACGCCGCGCGTTCGGCGTCGATCCGTCGAAGCGTGTCCTCAATCCGCTGCAAGTCGGCCTGAACCTTGGCATCAACGGCTTTCGCCAGCAACGCTGTACGCTCGGTCTTCAGCCTTTCAACGTCGCCGCCACGGCCGGGGGCAATCCCGTCGACGAGGTTCGCCGCCCGCCACCGGGGCGGGGCTTCGATCGAGTCAAGGGCCGAGACCTTCGCGTCGCGGGCGACGTTCGCGCCGGAGGGGTCGTACACCTCCAACTCGGCAAGGGCGAAGTTGTAGTCGTTCAGCCGTTCGGCCAATCGCGTGGCCGTGACGCGGACGAAACGGCCGCGCGCCGATGCGGCAAAGCTGCGAGGAGAGACGCCCGGGTTGGATTCATCGGCCGCGGTTCTGTCGGCGAGCATCGCGACGCCCTTGCGGAAGTTCGGGTCGTCGGAAGTCTCCAGCTTGAAGCGGACGGGAAAGCCAAAGCCGTCGCCGATCCCGTTGAAGGCATCGCGACAGGGACGAACCAGGACGCGAACGATGTCGACCGAGCGCCCCAGATCGACCTGCACCCACTTCGCGACGTCGTCGCGGGCGGCGAGGGCGCTGTGGTAGCCGTACTCGGGACGGTCGCCGGTCGATGCGGCGGTCTCGGCGATGCGACGGTCCAGCTCTGTCAGTGCCGGTCCTGCCTGGCCGGCGATCAGCTCGCGCAAACGGCTGCGTTCCTCTTCCGCCCGCTTCTTCGCCGCGAGCAACTCGACCGCCCTGCGTCCCACAGCCGGGTCGTCGTAAACGGGTCGGTCGGCGCGGTCGACGGCGGCGAAGACAGCGTGAAGGCGGTAATAGTCCTCCTGGGCGATCGGGTCGAACTTGTGGTCGTGGCACTGGGCGCAGCCGACAGTCAGCCCGAGGAACGTGTCGACCGTCGTCCGGACCATGTCGTCGCGGTCGAGATGACGGGCGACCTTGCCGTCGGACTTGGTCTCGGGCACCTCGGCATGGCCGACGAAGTCCCACGGGCCGGCGGCGAGAAAGCCCAATGCCGCAATGGCGTTCGGATCGTCGGGGAAAAGGACATCGCCGGCGACCTGCTCGGCGACGAACCGGTCGTACGGCTTGTCGGCGTTGAACGCCCGTATCACGTAATCGCGATACGGCCAGGCGTTGGGCCGAGGCTTGTCCTTGTCGTACCCGTGCGAATCGCCGTAGTGAACGACGTCCAGCCAGTGCCGCGCCCAGCGCTCGCCGTATCGCGGGCTGGCAAGGAGCCGGTCGACGAGCCTCTCATAGGCCAGCGGGTCCGGATCGGCGACGAACTCGGCCACGTCTTCCGACGAGGGAGGGAGTCCGGTCAGGTCGAACCAGAGCCGACGAGCGAGTGTGCGGCGGTCGGCCTCAGGAGAAGGCCGC comes from the Paludisphaera rhizosphaerae genome and includes:
- a CDS encoding DUF1501 domain-containing protein, which encodes MDRRDFLWRSGGGLGGIALASLLGGDGLLAADATGGLKIRPDGGLHHAPRAKRVVQLFMAGGASHVDLFDYKPELVKRHGQPSSFGEKVETFQDGLGPWLRPIWDFKPYGATGKMLSDVVAPLGSVVDDIAFIHNMVGKTGVHSQGTLLQTTGFNRPGFPSMGSWVSYGLGRMSDDLPAFVVLPDPRGLASNGSKNWDAAFLPSQCQGTVVNPSAKRPIADLFPDERVAFAGRAADAAGVAALNRLNRAHVAAHPGDGRLEGRIQSYELAARMQLAAPEALDLSKEPAEVLKLYGLDHVPSSFPKEINAEEETIVFSRRCLVARRLLERGVRFVQIWSGNDNGFPRRNWDSHEDVGRDHGPLALGMARGASALIQDLKRTGLLDDTIVLWTTEFGRMPSSQGGKGRDHNPHCFTSWLVGGGVKPGVSYGPSDETGFKPADRDHPTEVYDLHATILHLLGIDHTRLTVRHDGVDRRLTDVHGHVIPDIMA
- a CDS encoding DUF1553 domain-containing protein encodes the protein MARFSLALVLGLFALAPAFGDDAPARRVDFESEVRPIFTARCVVCHGSQARKGGLRLDRKADALRGGDEGPAINPGDGAGSLIVQLVSGMEEDRVMPPKGERLTAAQAATLRAWIDQGAEWPEAGDDPRSWWSLRPLSRPPVPSPTDVADAPAVRNPIDAFLRVKLREKGLRPSPEADRRTLARRLWFDLTGLPPSSEDVAEFVADPDPLAYERLVDRLLASPRYGERWARHWLDVVHYGDSHGYDKDKPRPNAWPYRDYVIRAFNADKPYDRFVAEQVAGDVLFPDDPNAIAALGFLAAGPWDFVGHAEVPETKSDGKVARHLDRDDMVRTTVDTFLGLTVGCAQCHDHKFDPIAQEDYYRLHAVFAAVDRADRPVYDDPAVGRRAVELLAAKKRAEEERSRLRELIAGQAGPALTELDRRIAETAASTGDRPEYGYHSALAARDDVAKWVQVDLGRSVDIVRVLVRPCRDAFNGIGDGFGFPVRFKLETSDDPNFRKGVAMLADRTAADESNPGVSPRSFAASARGRFVRVTATRLAERLNDYNFALAELEVYDPSGANVARDAKVSALDSIEAPPRWRAANLVDGIAPGRGGDVERLKTERTALLAKAVDAKVQADLQRIEDTLRRIDAERAALPKPRMVYAATIHDGGSSPFRGTGPDGGRPRPIYMLDRGSVDRPGKEVGPGALNVFREWPGDLHVSPDRPEGERRAALARWLTDDRNPLTWRVIVNRVWQYHFGRGLVASPSDFGKMGQPPTHPELLDWLAVEFRDGGRSLKTLHRLIVTSAAYRQTSADEPTSSTIDADDAYLWRSPRRKLEAEAVRDAALSVSGMLDPSMYGPPFRDFVLERPEHSPHYEYELMRPDDPTIRRRAVYRFLARSRPEPFMTVLDCADPSMQVDRRGESVSPLQALALYNNGLMLTAAKALADRAASAGERRAQVTRAFVLALARQPSAEELDALDELAAEHGVASACRVILNMNEFIFVD